From Allofrancisella guangzhouensis, a single genomic window includes:
- a CDS encoding GNAT family N-acetyltransferase, protein MKTLFGKNIYLRSLLESDVNDSYYSWMNDKIINAYMETRFTHHSIDDIKKFVSNVNADCNSFIFAICDRATDKHIGNIKLGPINSYHKKADVSFFIGDMEFWGRGLAKEAISLVVHYGFNELGLHKICAGVYDRNIGSLRALEKVGFVIEGIKKAECFCDSSWVDVYILGLINDK, encoded by the coding sequence GTGAAAACTTTATTTGGTAAAAATATTTATCTAAGAAGCTTGCTTGAAAGCGATGTGAATGATTCATATTACAGCTGGATGAATGATAAGATTATTAATGCATATATGGAAACAAGGTTTACTCATCATTCTATCGATGATATAAAGAAATTTGTTAGTAATGTTAATGCTGATTGTAATAGTTTTATTTTCGCGATTTGTGATCGTGCGACAGATAAGCATATAGGAAATATAAAACTTGGTCCTATAAATAGTTACCATAAGAAGGCGGATGTTAGTTTTTTTATTGGAGATATGGAATTCTGGGGTAGAGGACTTGCTAAAGAGGCCATATCGCTTGTTGTTCACTATGGGTTTAATGAACTGGGCCTGCACAAGATATGTGCGGGTGTGTATGATAGAAATATAGGTTCGTTAAGAGCCCTTGAAAAGGTTGGTTTTGTTATCGAAGGAATCAAAAAAGCAGAATGCTTTTGTGATTCGTCGTGGGTTGATGTTTATATTTTAGGATTAATAAATGATAAATAA
- a CDS encoding aldo/keto reductase, with protein MKYVTFHNNKISKLSLGTVQFGLNYGVANQKGQPTQIEVNDIVDYVISQGVNCFDTAQAYGISEEVLGRALHGNNFIVSKIKSDAFIDSFDESIQNSLQRLNIQSLFGLLLHDMDIFYKDYALLETQLNLAKANGYLKYFGVSIYSKEDFDMALNSDLVDIIQLPFNIFDQRAIAENWFERAKQKNKLIFIRSVFLQGLLLMDKKDIPRNLDSAKKYIEILEYIASENNLSRHQLALSFVETVAKNSILLFGCDTIDQAKSNIAEYNAIKPLGDELLRYIIEKFSNISENIYMPTRW; from the coding sequence ATGAAATATGTGACATTTCATAATAATAAAATATCTAAGCTCTCTCTAGGAACTGTTCAATTTGGTCTTAACTATGGAGTTGCAAATCAAAAAGGCCAACCAACTCAAATAGAAGTCAATGATATCGTTGACTATGTCATTTCACAAGGGGTTAATTGTTTTGATACTGCCCAAGCTTATGGCATCTCTGAAGAGGTTTTAGGTAGAGCTTTGCATGGTAATAACTTTATTGTATCTAAAATTAAATCAGATGCTTTTATAGATAGTTTTGATGAAAGTATTCAAAATTCATTACAAAGATTAAATATACAGTCTTTGTTTGGTTTATTGCTTCATGATATGGATATTTTTTACAAAGATTATGCTTTGTTAGAAACACAGCTTAATCTTGCTAAAGCTAATGGCTATTTAAAATACTTTGGAGTATCTATATATTCCAAAGAAGATTTTGACATGGCTCTAAATAGCGATCTTGTTGATATTATACAGCTTCCTTTTAATATTTTTGATCAAAGAGCTATTGCAGAGAACTGGTTTGAGAGAGCTAAGCAAAAAAACAAGCTAATATTTATTAGGAGTGTATTTTTGCAAGGCTTATTACTTATGGATAAAAAAGATATTCCGAGAAATCTTGATAGTGCAAAGAAATATATTGAGATATTAGAATATATAGCATCTGAAAATAATCTATCTAGGCATCAGCTAGCTTTAAGTTTCGTTGAAACGGTTGCAAAAAACTCTATACTATTATTTGGCTGTGATACTATTGACCAGGCTAAGAGCAATATTGCTGAATACAATGCTATAAAGCCATTGGGTGATGAGTTGCTTAGATATATTATAGAAAAATTTAGCAATATAAGTGAGAATATATATATGCCGACGAGGTGGTAA
- the pseB gene encoding UDP-N-acetylglucosamine 4,6-dehydratase (inverting), with protein MFDNKAILITGGTGSFGKKYTEILLSEYKPKKIIIFSRDELKQFEMSQEFNDPCMRYFIGDVRDCERLKEAMHGVDYVIHAAAQKQVPAAEYNPMECIKTNVHGAENVIKAALSNNVEKVIALSTDKAANPINLYGATKLASDKLFVAANNTVGSRRTRFAVVRYGNVLGSRGSVIPFFQKLIDEGATELPITHEKMTRFLITLEEGVRFVLKNFERMQGGEIFVPKIPSMYMTELAKAMAPDLPHKIVGIRPGEKLHEIMCPSDDSHLTLEFDDHYVLCPTIQFAHKADFTKNKLGEVGSPVELGFEYNSGNNTEWLTHKSFLEMMVRM; from the coding sequence ATGTTTGATAATAAGGCGATTTTAATAACTGGTGGTACTGGTAGCTTCGGTAAGAAGTACACTGAGATATTATTATCTGAGTATAAGCCTAAAAAAATAATAATTTTTAGTAGAGATGAGCTGAAGCAGTTTGAGATGTCTCAAGAATTTAATGATCCTTGTATGCGATATTTTATTGGAGATGTTAGGGACTGTGAAAGATTAAAAGAAGCTATGCACGGTGTTGATTATGTGATTCATGCAGCAGCTCAGAAGCAGGTTCCAGCAGCTGAGTATAATCCTATGGAATGTATCAAGACTAATGTACATGGCGCAGAGAATGTCATAAAGGCAGCATTGTCAAATAATGTCGAAAAAGTCATAGCACTATCTACAGATAAGGCAGCTAACCCTATCAATTTATATGGTGCAACAAAATTAGCTTCCGATAAGTTATTTGTGGCAGCTAATAATACGGTAGGATCAAGAAGAACTAGATTTGCAGTTGTCCGCTATGGTAATGTGCTTGGTAGTAGAGGTTCTGTTATACCTTTTTTTCAGAAGTTAATAGATGAAGGAGCTACAGAGCTACCTATTACACATGAGAAAATGACTCGTTTTCTGATTACATTAGAAGAGGGTGTTAGGTTTGTACTCAAGAATTTTGAAAGAATGCAAGGTGGCGAGATTTTTGTACCTAAGATTCCATCTATGTATATGACAGAGCTTGCAAAAGCAATGGCTCCAGATTTACCACATAAAATTGTTGGCATCAGGCCAGGAGAAAAACTTCATGAGATTATGTGTCCATCTGATGATTCTCATTTAACACTGGAATTTGATGATCATTATGTACTTTGTCCTACTATTCAATTTGCTCATAAGGCTGACTTTACGAAGAATAAGTTAGGAGAAGTTGGTAGTCCTGTAGAGCTGGGCTTTGAGTATAATTCTGGAAATAATACTGAGTGGTTAACACATAAGTCATTTTTGGAAATGATGGTGAGGATGTAA
- the pseC gene encoding UDP-4-amino-4,6-dideoxy-N-acetyl-beta-L-altrosamine transaminase, which produces MDFIPYGRQNISVDDIEAVVDTLKSDFLTQGPAVANFEESVARYCGAKYAFAVANATCALHLAYLALGVGKGDIVWTSPNTFLATANAAVMCGADVDFVDICPRTYNMSVECLEHKLIEAKKIGKLPKVVVPVHFAGQSCDMQQIHLLSKEYGFSIVEDAAHAIGGRYLDKPIGSCQYSDIAIFSFHPVKIVTTAEGGMLMTSSSELAAKIGLLRTHGMTRDESLMTKESEGPWYYQMIDLGYNYRITDMQCALGLSQMSRLDEFVAKRHAVLTKYEKLLSNCSEVVLPHQFDKSYSGLHLYPIVVPANKRRVVFEYLRINSIGVNVHYIPVYLQPYYQKMGFEKGYCPNAEAYYNGAISLPMYPDLTDEQIQWIVKVLKEAL; this is translated from the coding sequence ATGGATTTTATCCCTTATGGTAGACAAAATATATCTGTAGATGATATTGAGGCTGTAGTAGATACTCTAAAGTCAGATTTTTTAACACAGGGACCAGCGGTAGCTAATTTTGAAGAGTCTGTTGCAAGGTATTGCGGAGCTAAATATGCTTTTGCTGTAGCAAATGCAACATGTGCATTACACTTGGCATATCTGGCATTAGGTGTTGGTAAGGGTGATATTGTTTGGACATCTCCAAATACATTTTTAGCTACTGCTAATGCCGCTGTTATGTGTGGTGCTGATGTTGATTTTGTCGATATTTGTCCTAGAACTTATAATATGTCTGTTGAATGTTTGGAACACAAGTTAATTGAGGCAAAAAAGATTGGTAAACTACCAAAAGTAGTGGTCCCAGTACATTTTGCAGGACAATCATGTGATATGCAACAGATACACTTGTTGTCAAAGGAATATGGTTTTTCGATAGTTGAAGATGCAGCTCACGCTATTGGTGGTAGATACCTTGATAAGCCAATAGGATCTTGTCAATATTCTGATATTGCAATCTTTAGTTTTCATCCCGTTAAGATCGTGACTACTGCAGAAGGCGGTATGCTGATGACAAGTTCTAGTGAGCTAGCAGCAAAGATAGGTTTATTGAGAACTCATGGGATGACTAGAGATGAATCTCTAATGACAAAAGAGTCAGAGGGTCCTTGGTATTATCAAATGATAGATTTAGGCTACAACTATCGTATTACAGATATGCAGTGTGCGCTTGGTCTATCACAAATGTCTAGGCTTGATGAGTTTGTAGCAAAAAGACATGCTGTATTAACGAAGTATGAGAAGCTATTGTCTAATTGTTCAGAAGTTGTTTTGCCACATCAGTTTGACAAAAGCTATTCAGGATTGCATCTATATCCGATAGTTGTTCCAGCTAACAAGAGAAGAGTGGTGTTTGAATATCTCCGTATTAATAGTATAGGCGTTAATGTTCATTATATACCTGTATATTTGCAGCCTTACTACCAAAAAATGGGGTTCGAGAAAGGATACTGCCCTAATGCAGAAGCATATTATAATGGGGCGATAAGTTTACCTATGTATCCGGATTTGACAGATGAGCAGATTCAATGGATTGTCAAAGTATTAAAAGAGGCTTTGTGA
- the pseI gene encoding pseudaminic acid synthase, whose amino-acid sequence MKIGNFDINKDGVFIIAELSANHGGKIEIAKETIKAAKDIGANAIKLQTYTADTLTLNCDKEDFVIKGGTLWDSQKLYDLYQEAFLPWEWHKELFSYAREIGIDIFSSPFDKSAVDFLEQFNPSAYKIASFEITDYELIKYTASKGKPMIISTGIATIDEIQDAVNICREVGNHDIILLKCTSAYPAKLEDANLSMIPSLGNTFGVVPGFSDHTLGITAPVVATTLGARVIEKHFILDKSIGGPDADFSLDKKEFAQLIQAVRDAEKLIGKVDYTLTEKKKKSRQFARSLYVAKDIKKGETFTEENIRSVRPGYGMHPKHLKDILGKVAERDYEFGDRLV is encoded by the coding sequence ATGAAAATAGGTAATTTTGATATAAATAAAGATGGTGTTTTTATAATTGCAGAGCTTAGTGCAAACCATGGTGGTAAAATCGAAATAGCAAAAGAAACAATTAAAGCTGCAAAAGATATAGGTGCTAATGCTATTAAACTGCAGACGTATACTGCTGACACTTTGACACTAAATTGCGACAAAGAAGATTTTGTTATAAAAGGTGGAACATTATGGGACTCTCAAAAACTATATGATTTATATCAGGAAGCTTTTCTTCCATGGGAATGGCATAAGGAACTATTTAGTTATGCTAGAGAAATTGGTATAGATATTTTTTCATCACCATTTGATAAATCCGCGGTAGATTTTCTAGAGCAATTTAACCCTAGTGCATATAAGATAGCATCTTTTGAAATTACGGACTATGAGCTTATAAAATATACCGCATCTAAAGGTAAACCAATGATTATATCAACAGGAATTGCAACTATTGATGAGATTCAAGATGCTGTGAATATCTGTAGAGAAGTTGGTAATCACGATATTATACTGCTTAAGTGTACTAGTGCTTATCCAGCTAAGTTAGAAGATGCTAATTTATCTATGATTCCAAGTTTAGGTAATACTTTTGGAGTGGTTCCAGGTTTTTCTGATCATACTTTAGGCATCACAGCACCAGTCGTAGCTACTACTTTAGGAGCTAGAGTAATTGAGAAACACTTTATATTAGATAAGTCTATAGGTGGTCCGGATGCTGATTTTTCTCTAGATAAAAAAGAGTTTGCTCAGTTGATACAAGCTGTACGAGATGCTGAAAAATTAATAGGAAAGGTTGATTATACTCTCACTGAAAAAAAGAAAAAAAGTAGACAGTTTGCTCGTAGTTTATATGTAGCAAAAGATATTAAGAAAGGTGAAACATTCACAGAGGAGAATATTCGAAGTGTAAGACCTGGATATGGAATGCATCCAAAGCATTTAAAAGATATTTTGGGTAAAGTTGCTGAGAGAGATTATGAATTTGGAGATAGATTGGTATGA
- a CDS encoding MATE family efflux transporter — protein sequence MVIYPLILALAMIIMMIRPLLVAYLLNQSEFASYSTGLLISSTFCMLGCLGLQTVIQKQMPIDLHLGNNNKSLILLIQGILIAILCLFIGGSICFFSPMLLTLGPLGIFVGIINGFSQQVFLLATIESRSVGKYVIFSLQNLFRAFLVILTTLFVAYFIGSAIVTLLVESLVTIIISYGILYRIFNHYDISILNTVVEAMKKILSINWESSLALMLIMILAFALTNIDRWLVVISLSPKAFANYAMAGIILLGAQSLQVIINSAVFPSLAKMYATGNKKHTFAFAKKNSIYFLLIGVAGSVPGFFLIKQIILYIYPNYYGAILIIPILIFVAILRMSDFWSSYLIVVGEEKILLLIDIAMIVVSLIIWYTITIFISDISIYSIASFAVAIGFLRYFMVMIIAILRS from the coding sequence ATGGTTATATATCCTTTAATCCTTGCACTTGCAATGATTATTATGATGATTAGACCTTTGCTTGTAGCGTACTTACTTAATCAGTCAGAATTCGCATCTTATAGTACTGGATTGCTAATATCGTCAACATTTTGTATGCTTGGGTGTCTAGGTCTACAGACTGTTATACAAAAACAAATGCCTATTGATTTGCATCTTGGAAATAATAATAAAAGCTTAATTTTATTGATACAAGGTATATTAATAGCTATATTATGTTTGTTTATTGGAGGTAGCATTTGTTTTTTTAGCCCAATGTTATTAACACTAGGTCCATTAGGTATTTTTGTGGGTATTATTAATGGATTTTCGCAACAAGTTTTTTTATTAGCAACTATTGAAAGTCGTAGTGTAGGTAAATATGTTATTTTTAGTCTACAAAATTTATTTAGAGCTTTTTTAGTAATTTTAACGACTCTTTTTGTAGCTTATTTTATAGGATCAGCAATTGTAACTCTCTTAGTTGAAAGTTTAGTAACGATCATTATTTCTTATGGGATATTATATAGGATTTTTAACCATTATGACATTAGTATTTTAAATACTGTAGTTGAAGCCATGAAAAAAATACTTAGTATTAATTGGGAAAGTTCATTAGCTCTTATGTTAATAATGATATTAGCTTTTGCTCTTACTAATATAGATCGTTGGCTTGTGGTGATTTCACTATCTCCGAAAGCTTTTGCTAACTATGCTATGGCAGGTATAATATTGTTGGGTGCTCAATCCTTACAAGTTATTATAAATTCTGCGGTATTTCCATCTTTGGCTAAAATGTATGCTACAGGTAATAAAAAGCATACGTTTGCATTTGCTAAGAAAAATAGTATTTATTTCTTATTAATCGGTGTAGCAGGTAGTGTGCCCGGATTTTTTTTAATAAAACAAATTATACTTTATATATATCCTAATTATTATGGAGCTATTCTGATTATTCCTATATTAATTTTTGTTGCAATTTTAAGAATGTCGGATTTTTGGAGTAGTTATTTAATTGTAGTTGGAGAGGAGAAGATCTTATTATTGATAGACATTGCTATGATAGTCGTATCCTTGATTATTTGGTATACTATAACTATTTTTATTAGTGATATCAGTATTTATAGTATAGCTAGTTTTGCAGTTGCTATTGGTTTTTTAAGGTATTTTATGGTTATGATTATAGCTATTTTGAGGAGTTGA
- the pseG gene encoding UDP-2,4-diacetamido-2,4,6-trideoxy-beta-L-altropyranose hydrolase, which translates to MKAIIRADSSSSIGTGHIMRDLVLATQFDDVTFVTRDLPGNINFKIIESGYSVEIIRDNSLLEFIKVVEKLNPDIVILDSYNLGYDFERAFKEKYPYIKLMVLDDTYERHYCDILLNHNISADENKYKCLVPKYCEMRCGSKYTLLRQEFYDYKNKSKPKNIIPKVFVAMGGADHSNINIEILRAISEVGGIEVNLVTTTANKNLEQLVDYCKDKNWVNLYINSTEIARLMHESDFAIVTPSVTVNEVCFMGLPIIAIKTADNQKDMLEYLKREGYDTIDGFNQKQLEKYIQKYTFGVELYNFTELNYDESVKVLSWRNDPLIRNNMYSTEEIKLSDHLRFIESLSNRDDKKYFVVRKENNDIGVVDFTQITPSDSLHMGLYAKPGVKGAGHILMNVIVDYSFKVLCVKRYMLRFLSLMTRLINYI; encoded by the coding sequence ATGAAAGCCATAATCAGAGCTGATTCTTCATCAAGTATTGGCACTGGTCATATCATGAGAGATCTTGTATTAGCAACTCAGTTTGATGATGTAACTTTTGTAACAAGAGACTTACCTGGTAATATTAACTTCAAGATTATAGAATCGGGTTATAGTGTTGAGATTATTAGAGATAATAGCTTACTCGAGTTTATCAAAGTAGTTGAAAAACTGAACCCTGATATAGTGATTCTAGATAGCTATAATCTAGGTTATGATTTTGAAAGAGCTTTTAAGGAAAAATATCCTTATATCAAGCTTATGGTTTTAGATGATACTTATGAGAGGCATTATTGTGATATTCTTTTAAATCATAATATTAGTGCTGATGAAAATAAATATAAATGTTTAGTTCCTAAATATTGTGAAATGAGATGTGGCTCTAAGTATACTTTACTGAGACAAGAATTTTATGATTATAAAAATAAGTCTAAACCTAAAAATATAATACCTAAAGTCTTTGTCGCTATGGGTGGAGCCGATCATAGCAATATAAATATAGAAATATTGAGAGCTATTAGCGAAGTTGGCGGCATAGAAGTAAACTTAGTGACAACAACAGCAAATAAAAATTTAGAACAGTTGGTAGATTACTGTAAAGATAAAAATTGGGTTAACTTATATATTAATTCTACTGAAATAGCAAGATTAATGCATGAGAGTGATTTTGCTATTGTAACGCCTAGTGTCACAGTTAATGAAGTATGTTTTATGGGGTTGCCAATTATAGCTATTAAAACAGCGGATAATCAAAAAGACATGCTTGAATACTTAAAACGGGAAGGTTATGATACTATTGATGGATTTAATCAAAAACAGTTAGAAAAATATATTCAAAAATACACTTTTGGTGTTGAGTTATATAATTTCACAGAATTAAATTACGACGAAAGTGTTAAAGTTCTATCTTGGCGTAATGACCCATTGATTCGTAATAATATGTATAGTACAGAAGAAATAAAGCTTTCGGATCATTTAAGGTTTATTGAGAGTCTATCTAATAGAGATGATAAAAAGTATTTTGTTGTGAGAAAAGAAAATAATGATATAGGTGTTGTGGATTTTACACAAATTACGCCAAGTGATAGTCTACACATGGGACTTTATGCTAAACCTGGTGTTAAAGGAGCTGGTCATATATTGATGAATGTAATTGTTGATTATTCATTCAAAGTTTTATGTGTAAAAAGATATATGCTGAGGTTTTTGAGTTTAATGACAAGGCTTATAAACTATATTTGA
- a CDS encoding cytidylyltransferase domain-containing protein: MKRKCIALLQARSDSSRLSGKVLKEIIGKPMIIHQLKRVELSRNIDELVVVTSDEHSDDLLSQIVQEQRFNVFRGSKNNVLGRFYAATELMGLSDEDVVVRLTGDCPLHDAAIIDEAIDAFNSSSCDYLSNSVYPVYPDGFDVEVFSYKALKFAYSNAVKKSDLEHVTPYIRNCGDLIVDRLNREPVYPEWRLTVDEDKDFALINSIFNHFRSTYFSFEDIVSFLKQNIELLEINSSIVRNEGYLKSLKEDLL; the protein is encoded by the coding sequence GTGAAAAGAAAATGTATTGCACTACTACAAGCTAGATCTGACTCCAGTAGACTATCTGGAAAGGTATTAAAAGAGATTATAGGGAAACCTATGATAATCCATCAGCTCAAAAGGGTTGAGCTATCTAGAAATATTGATGAATTAGTTGTAGTAACAAGTGATGAACATAGTGATGATCTACTGTCTCAGATAGTTCAAGAACAGAGATTTAATGTTTTCAGGGGAAGTAAAAATAATGTCTTAGGTCGTTTTTATGCGGCAACTGAATTAATGGGTTTAAGTGATGAGGATGTTGTGGTCAGGCTTACGGGAGATTGTCCTCTTCATGATGCAGCAATAATAGATGAAGCTATAGATGCTTTTAATAGTAGTTCTTGTGACTACTTGTCAAATTCTGTGTATCCAGTATATCCTGATGGCTTTGATGTTGAGGTTTTTAGCTATAAGGCTTTGAAATTCGCATATAGTAATGCTGTAAAAAAATCAGATTTAGAGCATGTAACACCATATATTAGAAACTGTGGAGACTTGATAGTTGATCGATTAAATAGAGAGCCAGTATATCCTGAGTGGAGATTAACAGTTGATGAAGATAAGGATTTTGCTCTAATAAATAGTATATTCAATCACTTTAGGTCAACATACTTTTCATTTGAAGATATTGTTTCTTTTCTGAAACAAAATATAGAATTGTTAGAGATAAATTCTTCTATCGTAAGGAATGAAGGGTATTTGAAATCATTAAAAGAGGATCTTTTGTGA
- a CDS encoding glutamate-1-semialdehyde 2,1-aminomutase, whose product MINNFKKSNILRKKAASLIPGGAHTYSKGDDQFPELSPHSIVKGIGARVWDVDGNEFIDWGMGLTSVILGHAYKPVVDVIKKELDNGVNFIRPSFIEAEVAEFICEQIPSAEMVKFAKNGSNATTSAVKLARAYTGKELVLRCVDQPFFSIDDWFIGNTDISSGVTKETQLKTKRFKFNDIKSLEDVIDEYKAKGIACVILEPAATDEPIPGYLQAVKDICEKEGIVLIFDEVVSGFRFHPKGAQYLYGVTPHLSTFGKAMANGYSISALVGKKEIMQLGGLDHDKERVFLLSTTYGGETHHLRAAQKTIEILNQNDYQVTKHIWGVGAKMKDAYNQLAKKYAIDNYTSLVGVDCRPYFYFKDNYLRTLFQQEMIKRGVLVQAIVPSYSHQNYEVNSTTSAFDESLKALAESINNDTVAKDLVGSPVKPVFRKYN is encoded by the coding sequence ATGATAAATAATTTTAAGAAATCAAATATTTTGAGAAAAAAGGCTGCTTCATTAATTCCTGGTGGTGCTCATACATATAGTAAAGGAGATGATCAGTTTCCTGAATTAAGTCCTCATTCAATAGTTAAAGGTATTGGTGCTAGGGTTTGGGATGTGGATGGGAATGAATTTATTGATTGGGGTATGGGTCTTACATCTGTGATATTGGGACATGCATACAAACCAGTAGTTGATGTCATTAAGAAGGAGCTTGATAATGGTGTTAATTTTATTAGACCATCTTTTATTGAAGCAGAGGTTGCTGAATTTATATGTGAACAAATTCCGTCAGCTGAAATGGTTAAGTTTGCAAAGAATGGCTCTAATGCAACCACATCTGCTGTTAAACTTGCAAGAGCTTATACTGGTAAAGAATTGGTTTTAAGATGTGTGGATCAACCGTTTTTTTCGATAGATGATTGGTTTATAGGTAATACTGATATAAGCTCTGGAGTTACTAAAGAAACACAATTGAAGACAAAAAGATTCAAATTTAATGATATAAAAAGTTTAGAAGATGTTATCGATGAATATAAGGCTAAAGGAATTGCTTGTGTTATATTAGAGCCTGCCGCTACAGATGAGCCTATACCGGGATATCTCCAAGCAGTAAAAGATATATGTGAAAAAGAAGGAATAGTATTAATATTTGATGAGGTTGTAAGTGGGTTTAGGTTTCACCCTAAAGGTGCTCAGTATTTGTATGGAGTAACCCCACACCTTTCTACATTTGGAAAAGCTATGGCAAATGGTTATTCTATCTCAGCGTTGGTGGGTAAAAAAGAGATAATGCAACTGGGTGGATTAGATCATGATAAAGAAAGGGTTTTCCTTCTTTCAACGACTTATGGTGGAGAAACGCACCATTTAAGAGCGGCACAAAAAACTATAGAGATATTAAACCAAAACGATTATCAAGTGACTAAGCACATATGGGGTGTAGGAGCCAAAATGAAAGATGCATACAATCAATTAGCTAAAAAATATGCCATTGATAACTATACTTCATTAGTTGGGGTTGATTGTAGACCGTATTTCTATTTTAAAGACAATTATTTAAGAACTTTGTTTCAGCAAGAGATGATAAAAAGAGGTGTTTTGGTGCAAGCTATAGTACCTTCTTATTCTCATCAGAATTATGAGGTGAACTCTACAACTAGTGCTTTTGATGAAAGCTTAAAGGCACTCGCTGAATCAATTAATAACGATACTGTAGCTAAAGATTTGGTTGGAAGCCCAGTTAAGCCAGTATTTAGAAAATATAATTAA